TGGCCGCGAAAAGAGAAATCAGACGGCCCGTCCGGGGGCTGCCACACTCCGTGCAGGGGGCCGGATCATCCGCCTGGGCGATCCCGCGCAGGAGCTCAAACTTCGCGCCGCAATCCCGACAGAGATATTCATAAATCGGCATGCCGAACGCCTCCCGAATCCGTTTGTCCGATTCCACTTGGAACCCGGCCACCATTTTAACCCGAACCTGGAACGAAACTGCCCGTCCTTCCCCCCACACCCCTGATCGGTTCAGCGCTCAGGCGCGCGGGGATGGGGCGGGCTCTTCCACGTGAGCCGTCGAGGGGTTGATGAGCCCCAGCGCCCGGCCGACCCGCTCAAAGATCTCCAGGCCGCGCTCCAGCTGCTCATCGGTGTGGGTGGCCATATAGGAGGTGCGCAGGAGCTGTTTCCCGGGGGGGACCGCAGGCCCCACCACGCAGTTCACGTAGACGCCCTCCTCGAATAGGGCCTTCCAGGCCAGGGCGGTCCGGATATCATCGCCGATGATGATCGGGACGATGGGGGTCTGACTGGGCCCGATATCGAAGCCCAGGCGCCGGAGCTCATAGCGCATTTTGGCGCCGATCTCGTTCACCCGCCGGATCCGCTCCGGCTCCTCCAGCATGATCTCAAGTGCCGCCAGCACGGCGGCCACATTGGGGGCAGGCAGGCTGGCACTGAAAATCAGGGAGCGGGCGTGATGCTGGATGTAATGGATCACTGGCTCATCCCCGGCGATGAAGCCGCCGATGGAGGCGAAGGATTTGCTGAAAGTGCCCATAATGAGATCCACCTGCTCCGTGAGCCCGAAATGGGCCGCTGTCCCCCGCCCGTTGGGGCCAAGCACTCCCAGGGAATGGGCATCGTCGACCATCAGCCGCGCCCCATGCTTGCGGCAGACCTCCACCAGCTGCGGCAGGGGGGCAATATCGCCGCCCATCGAATAGACGCCATCCACCACCACCAGTTTGCCAGCCTCCGGGGGCAGGGCGGCCAGCTGTCGCTCCAGGGCGGCGATGTCATTGTGGGAGAACCGTTTGGTGATCCCCATGGACATCCGGGCGCCGTCCACAATGCTGGCGTGATCCTCCTTGTCCAGGATCACGTAATCCCCCCGCCCGACTAACGCGGAGATCGTCCCCAGGTTGGTCTGGTAGCCGGTGGAGAACACCAGCGCCGCCTCCTTTCCGACGAAGGCCGCCAGGCGCTCCTCGAGCTCCCGATGCAGACGCAGCGTTCCGTTCAGGAAGCGAGAGCCAGTGCATGAGGTTCCATACCGCCTCAACGCGTCGATGGCCGCCTCTTTGACCTTCGGGTGGGTGGTCAATCCGAGGTAGTTGTTGGATCCGAACATCAGGATGCGGCGCCCCTGGTAGATCACCTCGGTCCCCTCGGTGTCATCCAGGGGGATAAAATATGGGTAGAAGCCGGCCGCCATCGCCTCTTTGGCCGTGGTGAACCTATAGCACTTCCCAAAGATATCCATCGCTCCCTCCATCCGGGTTCTCCGGTTCATGGCGCCCACCATCGGGATGAACGTTGATCGGGCATTCGGAAGAGGCAGGATACGCTTTCCCCACTCCCCGCGGCTCACAGGGAACCCGGGGCATATCCATGTAGGGCGGGTCTCCCATCCCGCGCGGGTTTTACACCCTTTCATTGTAGGGAGAGCGCTCTTGAAGTCAATCCCCGCGGCCTGTTTCGGAACGCGTCCTCATCCGGTTCACCGCCGGGGAGGGACGCAAGAGCCCGTCGCCCGATTGGAGCCGCTCACCGGGGCCGCTTCAGCGGCGAAAAAAGCCTGGCTTACGCACTTCACGAGGGATGATGCCGTTTTTGGCGTAGCGCAGGCGGTTCGCCGGCATTGTGCAGGCCCCCTCGCGGGGGCTCGGCGCGGCGTGGGGCAACTGCGAGCAGTTGCCCCGCGATATCCGTTGCGGGTCGCAGGCCAGGATTTGCCTCCCTCTCCGCCTCTCGGTTAGGATGATGAGGTAAACGATGGGGAGCACGCGCGGAGGAAAGACGCCGCAGCGTTGCGCCCGGATGGCTGCTCCCCGGACTTCCGGTTGGGGATGAGGCCGGATGCGCGGATTGCTGGATCTATCCCTGGAGGAGCTCACGGAGCTCGTAACGAGCTGGGGGGAGCCCCCTTACCGGGCCCGCCAGATCTGGGGCTGGGTCTACCGGCGTGGCGCCGCCACCTTTGAGGCGATGACCGACCTGCCCAAAGCCCTGCGCGCCCGGCTCACGGAGACCTTCACGCTCCAGACCCTGCGCCCGCTGGCCGAACGGGTCTCCCAAGATGGGTGGACCCGGAAGTGGCTCTTCGCGCTGCCGGATGGAACCGAGGTGGAGGCGGTCCTGATGGAATACACGGACCGGCGCACCGCCTGTGTCTCGACCCAGGCCGGTTGCGCGATGGGTTGCCCCTTCTGCGCCACCGGGCAGATGGGCCTGTTGCGCAACCTCACCCCCGGCGAGATCGTGGAGCAGGTCCTCTGGATCGCCCGCTGGCTGGCCGCTCACGGCGAGCGATTGACCCATGTCGTGTTCATGGGGATGGGCGAGCCTTTCGCCAACTACGCCAGCACTGCGAAAGCGCTGCGCCTGCTGATCCATCCGGACGGCCTTCATCTAGGCCAGCGCCGGATCACCGTTTCCACAGTGGGGATCGTCCCGGGCATCCGGCGGTTTGCGCGGGAAGGATGGCAGATCAACCTGGCCATCTCCCTGCACGCCGCCACCGATGAGCTGCGCAATCGACTGGTTCCCATCAACCGTGTTTATCCCCTTCGCGCATTGATGGAGGCGGTCCGCGATTACATCGAGCGAACCCGCCGACGGGTCACGTTCGAGTGGGTGATGATCCGCGGGGTCAACGACACGCCGGAACAGGCTGAGGCGCTGGTGGAATGGATCCGGGGGATGCTGGCGCATGTGAACCTGATCCCTCTGAATCCCACCCCGGGGTTCCCGGGGGAAGCCTCCCCGCCGGAGCGCGTGGAGGCTTTCCGACGCGTCCTGGAAAAGGCGGGGATCCCCTGCACCGTCCGCGTGCGACGGGGAATCGATGTGGCGGCGGGCTGCGGCCAGCTGCGGGCGGAGATCCGCGGGCGCCGTCCGCAGATCGCTGGCCCCCTTCTCCGGGAGGTGCCCGCATGAAGGAGGTCCGGATCGCGCCTTCGATCCTCTCGGCCGATTTGGCCTGCCTGGCCCGGGCGGTGGCGGAAGTGGTCGAGGCGGGGGCAGACTGGATCCACGTGGACGTGATGGACGGTCACTTCGTCCCGAACCTGACGTTCGGGATGCCGATCGTCGCGGCGCTGCGCCGCGTCACCCGGCTTCCCCTGGATGTGCATTTGATGATCGAAGCGCCGGAGCGTTACCTCGAGGCGTTCGCCCGCGCAGGGGCCGATCGCCTGATTGTGCACGTCGAGGCCTGCCCTCACCTGCACCGGGTGATCCAGGGGATTCGAGGGCTGGGCCTGCGGGCCGGCGTGGCGCTGAACCCG
This DNA window, taken from Thermoflexus sp., encodes the following:
- the rpe gene encoding ribulose-phosphate 3-epimerase; this encodes MKEVRIAPSILSADLACLARAVAEVVEAGADWIHVDVMDGHFVPNLTFGMPIVAALRRVTRLPLDVHLMIEAPERYLEAFARAGADRLIVHVEACPHLHRVIQGIRGLGLRAGVALNPATPLSALEEILPDVDQVLIMTVNPGFGGQAFIERMLEKVRRARRMIDALGRPIELEVDGGVGPENAPALVEAGATVLVAGASIFDAPEGPAEALRRLREATQRVHAG
- a CDS encoding pyridoxal phosphate-dependent aminotransferase family protein, producing the protein MDIFGKCYRFTTAKEAMAAGFYPYFIPLDDTEGTEVIYQGRRILMFGSNNYLGLTTHPKVKEAAIDALRRYGTSCTGSRFLNGTLRLHRELEERLAAFVGKEAALVFSTGYQTNLGTISALVGRGDYVILDKEDHASIVDGARMSMGITKRFSHNDIAALERQLAALPPEAGKLVVVDGVYSMGGDIAPLPQLVEVCRKHGARLMVDDAHSLGVLGPNGRGTAAHFGLTEQVDLIMGTFSKSFASIGGFIAGDEPVIHYIQHHARSLIFSASLPAPNVAAVLAALEIMLEEPERIRRVNEIGAKMRYELRRLGFDIGPSQTPIVPIIIGDDIRTALAWKALFEEGVYVNCVVGPAVPPGKQLLRTSYMATHTDEQLERGLEIFERVGRALGLINPSTAHVEEPAPSPRA
- the rlmN gene encoding 23S rRNA (adenine(2503)-C(2))-methyltransferase RlmN, which encodes MRGLLDLSLEELTELVTSWGEPPYRARQIWGWVYRRGAATFEAMTDLPKALRARLTETFTLQTLRPLAERVSQDGWTRKWLFALPDGTEVEAVLMEYTDRRTACVSTQAGCAMGCPFCATGQMGLLRNLTPGEIVEQVLWIARWLAAHGERLTHVVFMGMGEPFANYASTAKALRLLIHPDGLHLGQRRITVSTVGIVPGIRRFAREGWQINLAISLHAATDELRNRLVPINRVYPLRALMEAVRDYIERTRRRVTFEWVMIRGVNDTPEQAEALVEWIRGMLAHVNLIPLNPTPGFPGEASPPERVEAFRRVLEKAGIPCTVRVRRGIDVAAGCGQLRAEIRGRRPQIAGPLLREVPA
- a CDS encoding zinc ribbon domain-containing protein, which produces MPIYEYLCRDCGAKFELLRGIAQADDPAPCTECGSPRTGRLISLFAAISDGKMVVGSTGCAACSSHHCATCGLHG